gccttagagggactcactttctgttaaagagcctgccaacccctctcacccactttccctaaagtgcatcaatctcatcaggaaaagtccagggTCAaaaacaaccagagtaaaaggatgttcacaatgttctggacacaaatggtttctctttaattcatctgtagcctgttccctgccctctttgtggaacacctccgctcagtccacaagcatgaccctgaccttccgctcgcttgccattagaattcaccaccttgctctcacgctcacatttctgtcctcggcctgctccAATGTTCTGGAGAAGCCAACACAAGCTGGAcgaacagcccctcatcttctgatgaggcactttacagtcttctgaactcaacattgagttcaacaacttcacaccctgaactctctcctccattttgatttgttgttttttgctgagtgccagtctgcatcttgtcttcatgtttttttgcttccacagtaagaagtttaacaacaccaggttaaagtccaacaggtttatttgatagcaaacgccactagctttcggaacaggctgtcccttcctcaggtggagtggagaagtgctcacaaacagggcatacagagacacaaactcaatttacagaataatgattggaatgcagtctttacagataatcaagtcttaaaggtacaaacaatgtgaatggagggagcattaagcacaggttaaagagatgtgtattgtctcctgacaggacagccagtgagattctgcaagtccagacaagctgtgggggttactgatagtgtgacatgaacccaagatcccggtttaggccgttctcatgtgtgcggaacttggctatcagtttctgttcaggactctgcgctgtcgtgtgtcgtgaaggccgccttggagaacgcttacgcgaagatcagaggccgaatgcctgttatGCTTTGTGTCGATAACATGTAGCTCACATGACCTCCGTAAAACTTGGTGCCATCAGGTCAACCTCAAAATAAACAACTCCCCacatttggtcaacacaggaagctgCAGGTCACAGTTCCCAGACCAGACCATGACTTACAGTAACTCTGCAGCCTGCATTTgcttttaattataagttgaccaaaaatcccagcatgcttaattcTCAGTCACCTTTGCTTTTGAAAGCTAATGTTGTCATTATGGGCGTCAAAAATCATTGTTGTAGACGTGCATTGTCCGTCcacatgacataagaacataagaagcaggagtaggccatctagcccctcgagcctgccccgccattcaataagaccatggctgatctgatagtggtttagttccacttacccgctccccataacccttaattcccttattgatcagaaatctatctacctgtgatttaaacatatttaacgaggtagcctccactgcttcaatgggcagagaattccagagattcactacactctgagagaagttcctcctgaactctgttctaaactgactcccccttattttgaagctgtgtcctctagttcttgtttcctttctaagtggaaagaatctctctgcctctaccctgtctggccccttcattatcttatatgtctctataagatcccccctcagccttctaaactccaacgagtacaggcccaatctactcaatctctcctcataagctaaccccctcatctccggtatcaacctggtgaaccttctctgtactccctctaaggccaatatatcctttccccCCTTTCCTGCCAGCTCCAAACCCattacatttctccctctcttcattTAGAATAAtagtgaaacattaactctgtttctctctccagagatgctgtgtttttccagttctttctgtatttatttcagatctacctgcagtggtaggaaaaacactatttactatccaggataaaataaatgtccttcatcagcttttgtggatcatttcagtggaaatgtgctctcctaggctcaaagagcatcagcccactggaagcaaagtcacgTGATGGGCcaatccagcagaaagaaaccctccgaccctctgtTAGCGGGGTTTACCAGGTGGCCGGGTATCGCTGAAACTTCAGCGAATACAAAGACTCACAAAAGCCAGTTTCCCAGTTTAAAGATTTATTTGACCAGCAAAGCTCAGGGAGAGATTATCGAAGAGTCCTCGGCCCCTCCAGAGATACAGCAGCCTGACATCTCCAATAAACTCCAACAAATACAGTTTAACATCGatcaattgtacatttttcatatcaaattctcccgcctttcattagctttgaaTCAATCTTCAATATACTTAAATCATTAATAACATCTGTCACATACTTTAGAcaattgcattttaccctctgacaTGATGGTTATTCATTGGTCCGCAGAATCTGGACGTTTCCTCCCCTGTTGGTGACTCAACTTCCTCTACTGCTTAGCAACGCCAGACGTTAAGGTCAAAGTTCATCTTCCCACTATTTTCCTCCATGTCACCGGCCATATCAGACTGATGCACGTTCTCATGTCTGAGAAGGCATTGTCTTATCCAGATAGAGAATAACTCTGTTCATAAGCAGCCCTGAGAACCTGACTGCTCACAATTCCCGTTAATAAGAACTTGCACATTCTGAGGTTTCATTGTTTCCTAAGAATGAGGCTCTGTCTGAAAGTCCCCAGACCATCAGGCCCGGCGGCAACTTGCTCTTGGCTAAAGCACTCAATCACTCTATAAAAATACAgtcaatacatttaaaatatcaaaagatgcgtttaaatcataatcacttgttttaaatctcttactgcattcacatgtgtGTGAACTATTCCCTTGTTAGCTTCTGAGTCTGATTTagagtcatttaactcaatgctggtcGTTCAGTCAGTGTCTTAAATGCCTAATGGTTTAAAATCTTCTCGAACACACTAGGATTTTCTTCctttccccaacaccctcccacttcaccaactgtcagaatgaacgtggttcagtcctggatgtgatcaacagcagcaataacagcagaatccaaccctggtcatcacttgtgaactcgctggtgtctccgcaggctggatgatgtactgaatcccttcccacactgagggcaggtgaatggtctctcccctgtgtgaactcgctggtgtctcttcaGGGCATTTGAATGTCTGAATCCCTTGTCACACACAGTGCagatgaagggcctctccccagtgtgaattcgctggtgtctcttcaGGGCATTTGAATGTCTGAATCCCttgtaaccataagaccataagacataggagcggaagtaaggccattcggcccatcgagtccactccaccattcaatcatggttgatttcaactccatttacacgcagtgcaggtgaagggcctctccccagtgtgaattcgctggtgtctcttcaGGGCATTTGAATGTCTGAATCCCTTGTCACACACaatgcagatgaacggcctctccccagtgtgaattcgctggtgtctcttcaggctgcataactgagtgaatcctttcccacagtcagagcaggtgaacggtctctccctggtgtgaactcgctggtgtgtcagcagaatggttgagtgagtgaatcttttcccacagtcagagcaagtgaatggcctctctccagtgtgacctcgctggtgtctctgcaggttggataactgagtgaatcccttcccacacacagagcagttgtacggcctctctccagtgtgaacccgctggtgtatccgcaggtcagataactgagtgaatctcttctcacacacagagcaggtgattggcttctccccagtgtgaacccgctggtgtgtccgcagggtggatgaccatttaaatctctttgtgcagtgagagcagctgaagggtctctcctcagtgtgaatgcgctggtgaatcatcagatctgcagcacttttgaagccacttccacagtcagaacatttaaagggtctctcattgctgtgagtgactttgtgtgtcagcaggttggatgaagtagtgaatcccttcccacacacacagcaggtgaacggtttctccccggtgtgaactcgctggtgtctccacagaatggttgagtgagtgaatcctttcccacagtcagagcaagtgaacggcctctccccagtgtgaacccgttgatgTGTCCACAGgtcagataactgagtgaatcctttcccacagtcagagcaggtgaatggcctctccccagtgtgaacccgctggtgtatccgcaggtcagataactgagtgaatctcttctcacacacagagca
This DNA window, taken from Mustelus asterias unplaced genomic scaffold, sMusAst1.hap1.1 HAP1_SCAFFOLD_42, whole genome shotgun sequence, encodes the following:
- the LOC144482767 gene encoding uncharacterized protein LOC144482767, whose amino-acid sequence is MEKPWKCGDCGKGFRFPSELETHQRSHTGEKPFTCSVCGKGFTQLPGLLSHNLTHTSERPFKCSDCGSDFKSSQDLMSHQRIHTEERPFSCSHCTKRFKWSSSLWRHQRVHTGEKPFTCSVCEKRFTQLSDLRIHQRVHTGERPFTCSDCGKGFTQLSDLWTHQRVHTGERPFTCSDCGKGFTHSTILWRHQRVHTGEKPFTCCVCGKGFTTSSNLLTHKVTHSNERPFKCSDCGSGFKSAADLMIHQRIHTEERPFSCSHCTKRFKWSSTLRTHQRVHTGEKPITCSVCEKRFTQLSDLRIHQRVHTGERPYNCSVCGKGFTQLSNLQRHQRGHTGERPFTCSDCGKRFTHSTILLTHQRVHTRERPFTCSDCGKGFTQLCSLKRHQRIHTGERPFICIVCDKGFRHSNALKRHQRIHTGERPFTCTACKWS